One genomic window of Nerophis lumbriciformis linkage group LG29, RoL_Nlum_v2.1, whole genome shotgun sequence includes the following:
- the terb1 gene encoding telomere repeats-binding bouquet formation protein 1 isoform X2, with amino-acid sequence MNNLTFSTNNRSATKTDLTLLLECVKFQMRCPAVQKQALITINSICEKREDNVDLLREIGGVAFLYNLSKSGVVHPDVKVTTLFALGTLAEANVLCKNFLCRKEMFIDLGGYIREESTSMRQKSVSIFLLSVLVASNKVGQTLAQTTGCVDILLDLFRTTFPVSNEDSLSDAKTADNLRLWVSVSSALCGCVINPQNEAGQRICVASFPEIKKWLHQGPLPGGEVFQHLCSFIAMTVANNIFVQEHFAASGVLETLIHTLIRLTSESETSTSSFHRSVTITKTLSACVADNSLASELAKYGVVCHLFSLLANPNLDSEDGLTVLIMMGHCTQASEEHQCQLVQCGGLPLIITLLAEATSEAERKAATFILETCKQATMSLGMSAETLKQGDDTKEEIGHLSLPLASSLAEVDRSPQMAPTFSKMLDATNAIKTEEEEDIQMKSVHFGERTHKEKAGTSEGKVQCRVCKGTGSIILSLAGGRDADTDSHPLKPPEPQEQNVGESFLFSDWKKSQDNTIQIKEIPEEEQSRCIERCTACVLPFERVTSRTFASILSSCHQNCDMHGVLLNATERFRAHHHGVLSEGDNNKDDIVEATDQQSERTSVLQESQAARGPRKIPCLNLSKNVRLTPTYRGAEYSLSRWKRQRYNGITLTPM; translated from the exons ATGAACAATTTAACGTTTTCCACCAACAACCGTAGTG CTACAAAAACAGATCTCACTTTGCTTCTGGAGTGTGTCAAGTTCCAGATGAGATGTCCTGCTGTGCAAAAGCAAGCCCTCATCACCATTAATTCCATATGTGAGAAGAGAG AGGACAATGTGGACCTGCTGAGAGAAATTGGAGGGGTTGCATTTTTGTACAACCTCTCCAAATCTGGTGTTGTTCATCCAGATGTAAAGGTGACAACGCTGTTTGCGTTGGGTACGCTAGCAGAGGCTAATG TGCTTTGCAAGAATTTTCTGTGTCGAAAGGAGATGTTCATTGACCTCGGTGGCTACATAAGGGAAGAAAGCACTTCAATGAGGCAGAAGAGCGTGTCTATCTTTCTGCTGTCCGTGTTGGTGGCTAGCAACA AAGTAGGACAGACTTTAGCACAAACGACTGGCTGTGTAGATATCCTGCTGGACCTCTTTAG AACCACATTCCCCGTTTCAAACGAAGATTCTTTGAGCGACGCCAAAACTGCAGACAACCTACGTTTATGGGTGTCGGTGTCAAGTGCCCTCTGTGGATGTGTCATCAACCCTCAGAATG AGGCGGGTCAGCGTATTTGCGTGGCGTCCTTTCCCGAAATAAAAAAGTGGCTTCATCAGGGTCCCCTGCCTGGCGGTGAGGTCTTTCAACACCTTTGCTCCTTCATTGCAATGACAGTTGCCAACAATA TATTTGTTCAGGAGCATTTTGCTGCTTCTGGAGTGTTGGAAactctcattcacacactgatacgcCTGACCTCTGAATCTGAAACAAGCACTTCGTCTTTCCACCGTTCAGTAACGATAACCAAGACCTTGTCAGCTTGTGTCGCTGATAACT CACTGGCTTCAGAGTTGGCAAAGTACGGTGTAGTGTGTCATCTCTTCTCCCTGCTGGCTAACCCAAACTTGGACAGCGAGGACGGGCTTACAGTGCTCATCATGATGGGCCACTGCACGCAGGCCTCTG AGGAGCACCAGTGTCAGCTGGTGCAGTGCGGAGGCCTGCCACTCATCATCACGCTACTCGCTGAAGCAACCAGTGAGGCGGAAAGGAAGGCTGCAACATTTATACTGGAAACTTGCAAACAGGCCA CCATGTCCTTGGGAATGTCTGCTGAGACACTGAAACAAGGAGATGACACAAAAGAAGAGATTGGCCATCTTTCTCTTCCTCTGGCCTCAAGTTTGGCGGAAGTCGACCGTTCTCCACAGATGGCCCCCACTTTTTCTAAAATGCTGGACGCCACTAATGCTATCAAGACAGAAGAGGAAGAAGACATTCAAATGAAGAGTGTACACTTTGGTGAAAGGACTCACAAAGAAAAGGCGGGAACAAGCGAAGGGAAAGTTCAGTGCCGAGTGTGCAAAGGCACCGGATCCATCATACTTTCTCTTGCAGGAGGCAGAGATGCAGACACAGACAG tcacccaTTGAAACCTCCAGAGCCTCAAGAACAAAATGTGGGAGAATCATTTTTATTCAGTGATTGGAAAA AGTCACAGGACAATACTATACAAATAAAGGAAATTCCAGAGGAAGAACAGTCCCGTTGTATTGAAAGATGTACAG CTTGTGTGCTACCTTTCGAGAGAGTGACCAGTCGCACTTTCGCGTCAATCCTGTCGTCCTGCCATCAGAACTGTGACATGCACGGGGTTCTACTCAATGCCACAGAACGCTTCAGGGCCCATCACCACGGCGTGCTGTCTGAGGGAGACAACAACAAGGACGACATAGTGGAAGCGACTGACCAACAATCGGAGAGAACGTCAGTGTTGCAGGAGAGTCAGGCAGCCAGGGGACCAAGGAAGATTCCTTGTTTAAACCTTTCTAAAA ACGTCAGACTGACTCCCACCTACAGAGGAGCCGAGTACTCGCTGTCAAGATGGAAACGCCAGAGGTATAATG GGATTACTTTGACGCCAATGTGA
- the terb1 gene encoding telomere repeats-binding bouquet formation protein 1 isoform X1, giving the protein MNNLTFSTNNRSATKTDLTLLLECVKFQMRCPAVQKQALITINSICEKREDNVDLLREIGGVAFLYNLSKSGVVHPDVKVTTLFALGTLAEANVLCKNFLCRKEMFIDLGGYIREESTSMRQKSVSIFLLSVLVASNKVGQTLAQTTGCVDILLDLFRTTFPVSNEDSLSDAKTADNLRLWVSVSSALCGCVINPQNEAGQRICVASFPEIKKWLHQGPLPGGEVFQHLCSFIAMTVANNIFVQEHFAASGVLETLIHTLIRLTSESETSTSSFHRSVTITKTLSACVADNSALASELAKYGVVCHLFSLLANPNLDSEDGLTVLIMMGHCTQASEEHQCQLVQCGGLPLIITLLAEATSEAERKAATFILETCKQATMSLGMSAETLKQGDDTKEEIGHLSLPLASSLAEVDRSPQMAPTFSKMLDATNAIKTEEEEDIQMKSVHFGERTHKEKAGTSEGKVQCRVCKGTGSIILSLAGGRDADTDSHPLKPPEPQEQNVGESFLFSDWKKSQDNTIQIKEIPEEEQSRCIERCTACVLPFERVTSRTFASILSSCHQNCDMHGVLLNATERFRAHHHGVLSEGDNNKDDIVEATDQQSERTSVLQESQAARGPRKIPCLNLSKNVRLTPTYRGAEYSLSRWKRQRYNGITLTPM; this is encoded by the exons ATGAACAATTTAACGTTTTCCACCAACAACCGTAGTG CTACAAAAACAGATCTCACTTTGCTTCTGGAGTGTGTCAAGTTCCAGATGAGATGTCCTGCTGTGCAAAAGCAAGCCCTCATCACCATTAATTCCATATGTGAGAAGAGAG AGGACAATGTGGACCTGCTGAGAGAAATTGGAGGGGTTGCATTTTTGTACAACCTCTCCAAATCTGGTGTTGTTCATCCAGATGTAAAGGTGACAACGCTGTTTGCGTTGGGTACGCTAGCAGAGGCTAATG TGCTTTGCAAGAATTTTCTGTGTCGAAAGGAGATGTTCATTGACCTCGGTGGCTACATAAGGGAAGAAAGCACTTCAATGAGGCAGAAGAGCGTGTCTATCTTTCTGCTGTCCGTGTTGGTGGCTAGCAACA AAGTAGGACAGACTTTAGCACAAACGACTGGCTGTGTAGATATCCTGCTGGACCTCTTTAG AACCACATTCCCCGTTTCAAACGAAGATTCTTTGAGCGACGCCAAAACTGCAGACAACCTACGTTTATGGGTGTCGGTGTCAAGTGCCCTCTGTGGATGTGTCATCAACCCTCAGAATG AGGCGGGTCAGCGTATTTGCGTGGCGTCCTTTCCCGAAATAAAAAAGTGGCTTCATCAGGGTCCCCTGCCTGGCGGTGAGGTCTTTCAACACCTTTGCTCCTTCATTGCAATGACAGTTGCCAACAATA TATTTGTTCAGGAGCATTTTGCTGCTTCTGGAGTGTTGGAAactctcattcacacactgatacgcCTGACCTCTGAATCTGAAACAAGCACTTCGTCTTTCCACCGTTCAGTAACGATAACCAAGACCTTGTCAGCTTGTGTCGCTGATAACT CAGCACTGGCTTCAGAGTTGGCAAAGTACGGTGTAGTGTGTCATCTCTTCTCCCTGCTGGCTAACCCAAACTTGGACAGCGAGGACGGGCTTACAGTGCTCATCATGATGGGCCACTGCACGCAGGCCTCTG AGGAGCACCAGTGTCAGCTGGTGCAGTGCGGAGGCCTGCCACTCATCATCACGCTACTCGCTGAAGCAACCAGTGAGGCGGAAAGGAAGGCTGCAACATTTATACTGGAAACTTGCAAACAGGCCA CCATGTCCTTGGGAATGTCTGCTGAGACACTGAAACAAGGAGATGACACAAAAGAAGAGATTGGCCATCTTTCTCTTCCTCTGGCCTCAAGTTTGGCGGAAGTCGACCGTTCTCCACAGATGGCCCCCACTTTTTCTAAAATGCTGGACGCCACTAATGCTATCAAGACAGAAGAGGAAGAAGACATTCAAATGAAGAGTGTACACTTTGGTGAAAGGACTCACAAAGAAAAGGCGGGAACAAGCGAAGGGAAAGTTCAGTGCCGAGTGTGCAAAGGCACCGGATCCATCATACTTTCTCTTGCAGGAGGCAGAGATGCAGACACAGACAG tcacccaTTGAAACCTCCAGAGCCTCAAGAACAAAATGTGGGAGAATCATTTTTATTCAGTGATTGGAAAA AGTCACAGGACAATACTATACAAATAAAGGAAATTCCAGAGGAAGAACAGTCCCGTTGTATTGAAAGATGTACAG CTTGTGTGCTACCTTTCGAGAGAGTGACCAGTCGCACTTTCGCGTCAATCCTGTCGTCCTGCCATCAGAACTGTGACATGCACGGGGTTCTACTCAATGCCACAGAACGCTTCAGGGCCCATCACCACGGCGTGCTGTCTGAGGGAGACAACAACAAGGACGACATAGTGGAAGCGACTGACCAACAATCGGAGAGAACGTCAGTGTTGCAGGAGAGTCAGGCAGCCAGGGGACCAAGGAAGATTCCTTGTTTAAACCTTTCTAAAA ACGTCAGACTGACTCCCACCTACAGAGGAGCCGAGTACTCGCTGTCAAGATGGAAACGCCAGAGGTATAATG GGATTACTTTGACGCCAATGTGA